A window from Proteiniborus sp. DW1 encodes these proteins:
- a CDS encoding phosphate propanoyltransferase, translating to MKNTLPIALSNRHAHLSKEHIKILFGEGYELKKLKDLSQPGQYACEEKVDVVGPKNTLKGVRILGPARNNTQVEVSLTDGFTLGVIPPVRDSGDLAGSPGAKLVGPKGEVEIAEGVIVAARHIHMHTTDAEEFGVKDKDRVKIRVNGDRGLVFENVLVRVHKDYALEMHVDVDEGNAAAVKNGDMVELIKY from the coding sequence ATGAAAAATACGCTACCGATAGCATTGTCAAATAGACATGCCCATCTAAGTAAGGAACATATAAAAATACTCTTTGGAGAAGGATATGAGCTTAAGAAGTTGAAAGATTTATCTCAACCAGGGCAATATGCTTGTGAGGAAAAGGTAGATGTAGTAGGACCAAAGAACACATTAAAGGGTGTAAGGATATTAGGGCCTGCTAGAAACAATACTCAGGTAGAAGTTTCTTTGACTGATGGCTTTACACTAGGGGTAATACCACCTGTAAGAGATTCTGGAGATTTAGCTGGCAGTCCAGGGGCTAAGCTAGTTGGTCCAAAAGGAGAGGTGGAAATTGCAGAAGGAGTTATAGTTGCAGCTAGACATATACATATGCATACTACAGACGCAGAAGAATTCGGAGTAAAGGACAAAGATAGAGTAAAAATAAGGGTTAATGGAGACAGGGGTTTAGTATTTGAAAACGTTTTGGTTAGAGTACATAAGGATTACGCATTAGAGATGCATGTAGATGTAGACGAAGGAAATGCTGCAGCAGTTAAGAATGGTGATATGGTAGAATTAATAAAATATTAG
- a CDS encoding endolytic transglycosylase MltG: MDMNKMNKFFVVLGIGIGLLVSSLLNIAYPKIKYIDYSEAQIIEKAKELGMVSLKEVISMNEKKSAETALTKEDTNLIKEEPHPIEFVINKGENSEQIVDKLFEKGIIKDKKEFTDKIIEEGLQKRFKYGIYELEPEMDYESLIKVLMGK, from the coding sequence GTGGATATGAATAAAATGAATAAGTTTTTTGTGGTTTTGGGAATAGGCATAGGATTATTAGTATCTAGCTTGTTAAATATAGCATATCCTAAAATAAAATATATAGATTATTCGGAAGCACAGATTATAGAAAAGGCTAAGGAATTAGGAATGGTATCTCTAAAAGAGGTCATTTCTATGAATGAAAAAAAATCGGCAGAAACAGCTTTAACTAAAGAAGATACAAATCTTATAAAAGAGGAGCCCCATCCTATAGAATTTGTTATTAATAAGGGTGAGAACAGTGAGCAGATTGTAGATAAGCTATTTGAAAAAGGTATTATAAAAGATAAAAAAGAGTTTACTGATAAAATAATTGAAGAAGGTCTTCAAAAGAGATTTAAATATGGAATCTATGAGCTAGAGCCTGAGATGGACTACGAATCCTTAATAAAAGTATTAATGGGCAAATAA
- a CDS encoding folate family ECF transporter S component — translation MNNKRLLNTKALVGASLLTAISIVLTRVFSIMVPLGGLPALRIEFGPIPLIISGILYGPFWGGLAGIIADLIGVMINPMGAFFPGFTISSMLWGAIPGVLNLLVKRNKLRINYNIINGAVLTMIATGIVFVLFDNKVIAVKDGAYFIYDKPMSIIYPILYILVVGFFIAIPFFMTRKKETRDNVYSIDKIAFMISVSYIVISLGLNTLWLSIMFNKGVIAFLPGRILAAIVMIPLHTTIIYTLSKSFKYIKAR, via the coding sequence GTGAATAATAAAAGGTTGCTTAATACTAAAGCATTAGTTGGTGCTAGCTTACTTACAGCTATAAGTATTGTATTAACTAGAGTGTTTTCAATTATGGTGCCGTTAGGAGGATTACCAGCACTTCGAATTGAATTTGGTCCAATTCCACTTATTATATCAGGAATCTTATATGGCCCATTTTGGGGTGGACTTGCTGGTATTATTGCAGACTTAATAGGTGTAATGATTAATCCAATGGGCGCATTTTTCCCTGGCTTTACAATAAGCAGTATGCTATGGGGAGCAATACCAGGGGTTTTAAATTTGCTAGTTAAGAGAAATAAACTTAGAATTAATTATAATATTATAAATGGAGCAGTACTTACTATGATTGCTACTGGTATAGTATTTGTTTTATTTGATAATAAGGTTATAGCTGTAAAAGATGGGGCATATTTTATTTATGATAAACCAATGTCTATTATATATCCTATACTTTATATTCTTGTAGTAGGATTTTTTATTGCAATTCCATTTTTTATGACAAGGAAAAAAGAAACTAGAGACAATGTATATTCTATAGACAAAATAGCTTTCATGATAAGTGTCTCATATATTGTTATATCCTTAGGATTGAATACATTATGGTTATCAATAATGTTTAATAAAGGAGTTATAGCATTTTTACCTGGGAGAATCCTTGCAGCCATTGTAATGATTCCACTTCATACAACTATAATCTACACACTGTCAAAATCATTTAAGTATATAAAAGCTAGATAA
- a CDS encoding TIGR01906 family membrane protein, with protein sequence MKKSTLFTILISLSLPIVLLLTDVEIITFDLDFYERKYDEYNIPEVTGIEKKNLMTITGEMLDYLKNNREDLIIFAEVNGKTEQVFKEREILHMIDVKDLFSNGYIIRNAMLVVFLISLSWLVIYNRRAIGKALIASSVWPMVLMCILAVLMYVDFHKYFTYFHYIFFTNDLWLLDPNTDILIQMLPLEFFSSIAFKILACFVVELLIVLVGGIILNKKRITN encoded by the coding sequence ATGAAAAAATCTACTTTATTCACTATACTTATATCATTGTCATTGCCAATAGTATTGCTACTAACTGATGTAGAAATTATAACTTTTGATTTAGACTTTTATGAAAGGAAGTATGATGAGTATAATATTCCCGAAGTAACTGGTATAGAAAAGAAGAATCTTATGACTATTACTGGTGAAATGTTGGACTATCTAAAGAATAATAGAGAAGATTTAATAATATTCGCAGAAGTAAATGGTAAAACTGAACAGGTTTTTAAAGAAAGAGAAATATTGCATATGATAGATGTGAAAGATTTGTTTTCAAATGGATATATTATTAGAAATGCTATGCTAGTTGTTTTTCTCATATCTTTAAGTTGGCTAGTTATTTATAATAGAAGAGCGATTGGAAAAGCTTTAATCGCTTCCTCTGTGTGGCCAATGGTCTTAATGTGTATTTTAGCTGTATTAATGTATGTAGACTTTCATAAATATTTTACATATTTTCATTACATATTTTTTACCAACGATTTATGGTTATTGGACCCAAATACAGATATACTTATCCAAATGTTGCCATTAGAGTTTTTTAGCAGTATAGCATTTAAGATATTAGCTTGTTTTGTTGTTGAACTATTAATTGTACTAGTAGGCGGAATTATACTTAATAAAAAAAGAATTACGAACTGA
- a CDS encoding flavodoxin family protein: protein MKKVLAIMGSPRKNMNTDRLLDRVIEGLKTNNIELKKIYLKDLEFSSCISCGNCERTGGCFMNDDMKNIYEDFNNSDIIIISSPLYFNTVSSLTKMMIDRCQVYWSSKYILKNPSIDVTKKRIGMFICVGGAPKREGHFDACIPVMDLFFKAINTEYRENIFASHTDETPVWERKELMDLAFEKGKELGN from the coding sequence ATGAAAAAGGTATTAGCGATTATGGGTAGCCCAAGAAAAAACATGAATACAGATAGACTTCTAGATAGAGTTATAGAAGGATTAAAAACTAATAACATAGAACTAAAAAAGATCTATCTGAAAGACCTAGAGTTTTCGTCTTGCATTTCCTGTGGCAATTGTGAAAGAACAGGTGGTTGCTTTATGAATGATGATATGAAAAACATATATGAGGATTTTAATAATAGCGATATAATTATAATCTCTTCACCCTTATACTTTAATACTGTCAGTAGTTTAACTAAAATGATGATAGACAGATGCCAAGTATATTGGTCAAGTAAATATATTTTAAAAAATCCATCTATAGATGTAACTAAAAAGAGGATAGGAATGTTTATTTGTGTAGGTGGAGCACCAAAAAGAGAAGGACATTTTGATGCTTGTATTCCAGTAATGGACTTATTCTTCAAGGCAATTAATACTGAGTATAGAGAAAATATCTTTGCTTCTCATACAGATGAAACACCAGTATGGGAAAGGAAAGAGCTTATGGATCTAGCTTTTGAAAAAGGAAAAGAACTAGGAAATTAG
- a CDS encoding restriction endonuclease, producing the protein MNIKIVKGNVLKQSKKLINGFRLRRYYSENSRTGKTYMAIILDKLILRVIAFIGFILIFYFISESILFSIIISIQIFILYNFILYKINKSRMQRKMDIVNQQVVLKKTHKELLNQTPQDFLDYIINVLEKYGFDSITRVNGKELDLIGIISDRKIGIKCLQYDNDYKVGVDIIRDFYVGLRNHELSEGAIITASSFSLDAENLLAKLKKYAHIQLVDIEGLLEIMKKADLYPSEKEIKKIMLDEVSDNRLNFKRYKDVVLSRGKIIKYILLGISLIIFGRFTPYSTYYNIVAIIIFFMAVASLIVLIVSLFKVNEEKHENKVL; encoded by the coding sequence ATGAATATTAAGATTGTAAAAGGTAATGTATTAAAGCAATCTAAGAAACTTATTAATGGCTTTAGATTAAGACGATATTATAGTGAAAATTCTAGAACAGGGAAGACTTATATGGCAATTATTTTGGATAAGCTAATACTTAGAGTGATTGCTTTTATAGGTTTTATTCTTATTTTTTACTTCATAAGTGAAAGTATACTTTTTTCAATTATAATTTCTATTCAGATATTTATATTATATAATTTTATTTTGTATAAAATAAACAAAAGTAGGATGCAAAGGAAAATGGATATAGTCAATCAACAGGTAGTTTTAAAGAAAACTCATAAAGAACTTTTAAATCAGACTCCACAGGATTTTTTAGACTATATAATTAACGTGTTAGAAAAATACGGATTTGATAGTATTACAAGAGTGAATGGAAAGGAATTAGATTTAATTGGTATTATATCAGATAGAAAAATTGGCATTAAATGCCTACAATATGATAATGACTATAAAGTAGGAGTAGATATAATAAGAGACTTTTATGTTGGTCTTAGAAATCATGAATTGAGTGAAGGAGCGATTATTACAGCATCATCTTTTTCATTGGATGCTGAGAACCTATTAGCCAAACTGAAAAAATATGCTCATATTCAACTAGTTGATATTGAAGGTTTACTTGAAATAATGAAAAAGGCCGATTTATATCCATCAGAAAAAGAGATAAAAAAGATAATGCTAGATGAAGTTTCTGATAACAGATTGAATTTTAAAAGATATAAGGATGTTGTATTGTCAAGAGGAAAGATAATAAAATATATACTTCTAGGAATTTCTTTGATCATATTTGGAAGGTTTACGCCATACTCTACTTATTATAATATTGTTGCAATAATTATTTTTTTCATGGCTGTAGCTTCATTAATTGTATTAATAGTTAGCCTATTTAAAGTGAATGAGGAAAAACATGAAAATAAGGTTTTATAG
- a CDS encoding DedA family protein: MENIIVDFAQKIVMENVLLSYLFFFVSQSLQVLFPPYPGDMILILEGYLSEIAHLNIYLVVANAVTSTSLSSMLLYNIGRKKQERILQSKIVTFLFCTSKITKLNNLFRRLGAFVIILSKFIPGIFSLTVLSAGVFKVKKGSAYTAIVVISFFHNFVLIALGKLVGENWKTILRKMDVYNRYIIIIAVIGFVIYLIMLQLKKRLLD, translated from the coding sequence GTGGAAAATATTATAGTTGATTTTGCGCAAAAAATTGTTATGGAAAATGTATTGCTATCATATTTATTTTTCTTTGTTTCCCAGTCGCTTCAAGTGTTATTTCCACCTTATCCTGGAGATATGATACTTATTTTAGAAGGCTATTTATCTGAGATTGCTCATTTGAATATATATCTAGTAGTTGCAAATGCAGTCACATCAACATCACTTTCTTCAATGCTCTTATATAATATAGGTAGAAAAAAACAAGAGAGAATACTACAATCTAAAATTGTGACTTTTTTATTTTGTACTAGTAAAATTACTAAATTAAATAATCTTTTTAGAAGACTAGGTGCTTTTGTGATAATATTAAGCAAATTTATACCTGGAATTTTTTCATTAACTGTGCTCTCAGCAGGAGTATTTAAGGTTAAGAAAGGATCTGCATATACAGCAATAGTAGTTATATCTTTTTTTCATAACTTTGTATTAATAGCTTTAGGTAAACTGGTTGGGGAGAACTGGAAAACTATCTTAAGAAAAATGGATGTTTATAACAGATATATTATTATTATTGCTGTTATAGGATTTGTAATATACTTAATTATGCTCCAACTGAAAAAGAGATTATTGGATTAA
- the asnA gene encoding aspartate--ammonia ligase, with product MKGRRKMYKDLIVPDGYKPSLDVINTEIAIKEIKDCFEKELARELNLIRVSAPLFVRTETGLNDNLNGTEKPVSFDMKYDNSKLEIVHSLAKWKRIALEKYGFKPGSGLYTDMNAIRPEEELDNIHSIYVDQWDWELVIEKSQRTEEYLKDMVRRIYNVFLRVEKYITNIYPQLKKNLPKEIAFITTQELEDMYPNYTPKEREYAIAREKKAVFLMKIGDLLNSGKKHDGRAPDYDDWNLNGDIIFWNPILNQEIELSSMGIRVDEKALLEQLKKSNCENRLSLAYHQMLINNELPYTIGGGIGQSRICMFFLNKAHIGEVQASAWPEDMVRSCEMANIFLL from the coding sequence ATGAAAGGAAGAAGAAAGATGTATAAAGATCTTATAGTACCAGATGGATATAAACCAAGTTTAGATGTAATTAATACAGAAATAGCAATAAAAGAAATAAAAGACTGTTTTGAAAAGGAACTTGCCAGAGAATTAAATTTGATAAGAGTATCGGCTCCACTATTTGTTAGAACAGAGACCGGTCTTAATGATAATTTAAATGGAACTGAAAAACCAGTTTCTTTTGATATGAAGTATGATAATTCAAAACTAGAAATAGTTCATTCTCTTGCAAAATGGAAAAGAATTGCCCTCGAAAAATATGGATTTAAACCAGGCTCAGGTCTATATACTGATATGAATGCTATTAGACCTGAAGAGGAATTAGATAATATTCATTCTATTTATGTGGATCAATGGGATTGGGAACTAGTTATAGAAAAGAGTCAAAGGACAGAAGAGTATCTTAAAGATATGGTCAGAAGAATTTATAATGTCTTTCTAAGAGTAGAAAAATATATTACAAATATTTATCCTCAATTGAAAAAGAACCTACCTAAAGAAATTGCATTTATCACAACACAAGAACTAGAGGATATGTATCCTAACTATACTCCAAAAGAAAGAGAGTATGCTATAGCTAGAGAAAAGAAGGCGGTATTTCTTATGAAAATTGGCGATTTATTGAATTCAGGGAAGAAGCATGATGGAAGAGCTCCTGATTATGATGATTGGAATTTGAATGGTGATATAATTTTTTGGAACCCTATACTTAATCAAGAGATTGAGTTATCATCCATGGGGATTAGAGTAGATGAGAAAGCTCTACTTGAGCAATTGAAAAAGTCTAATTGCGAGAATAGGCTGAGTTTAGCCTATCATCAAATGCTTATAAATAATGAATTGCCATATACAATAGGTGGCGGAATAGGACAATCAAGAATATGTATGTTTTTTCTTAATAAGGCTCATATTGGTGAAGTACAGGCATCTGCTTGGCCCGAAGATATGGTTAGAAGTTGCGAAATGGCAAATATATTTTTGCTTTAG